The Methanothermobacter sp. genome includes a window with the following:
- a CDS encoding ATP-binding protein — MKYREDLLMMIAAAVMMLSFNWMHGIFLILPLIAIPKPSGRVIKWALFVFAVFTALLIIQPMTRAVGFNISDELFRIVLLMLFTVMIALLIERIEKVRSLRKLNRELAKKAAELEDANNELEAFAYSVSHDLRVPLRAIDGFSRILVEDYEDKLDDDGLRVIGIIRENTKKMGQLIDDILLLSRAGRQEMNPVTLDMRELAESTYRELASQEEGRAIEFSVDDLPPAMADRVLMGQVMGNLLSNAIKFTRDRNPARIEVGYMDGGDEHIYYVRDNGAGFDMKYAGKLFGLFQRLHSQEEFEGTGVGLSIVQRIIKRHGGRVWGEGEVDAGATIYFTLPKAVG; from the coding sequence ATGAAATACCGTGAAGACCTTTTGATGATGATTGCAGCGGCAGTTATGATGTTATCCTTCAACTGGATGCATGGAATTTTCCTGATTTTACCTCTCATCGCAATCCCAAAACCCTCAGGAAGGGTAATTAAATGGGCTCTTTTTGTTTTTGCAGTATTCACGGCTTTACTCATAATTCAGCCAATGACACGGGCAGTTGGATTCAACATATCAGATGAACTCTTCAGGATAGTCCTCCTGATGCTCTTCACAGTGATGATCGCACTGCTCATTGAGAGGATTGAGAAGGTCCGCTCCCTCAGAAAACTGAACCGTGAACTGGCAAAAAAGGCTGCAGAACTTGAGGATGCCAATAATGAACTGGAGGCATTTGCCTATTCAGTATCACATGATCTCCGCGTCCCTTTAAGGGCCATCGACGGGTTTTCAAGGATACTAGTCGAGGACTATGAGGATAAACTTGATGATGATGGTCTCAGGGTCATTGGAATAATCAGGGAGAACACAAAGAAGATGGGGCAGCTCATCGATGACATCCTCCTCCTATCAAGGGCTGGAAGGCAGGAGATGAACCCTGTGACTCTGGACATGAGGGAACTTGCAGAGTCAACCTACCGGGAACTTGCCTCACAGGAGGAGGGAAGGGCCATAGAGTTTTCTGTGGATGACCTCCCACCTGCAATGGCAGACAGGGTCCTAATGGGGCAGGTGATGGGCAACCTCCTCTCAAACGCCATCAAATTCACAAGGGACAGGAACCCCGCAAGGATAGAGGTGGGATACATGGACGGGGGCGATGAGCACATCTACTATGTCAGGGATAACGGGGCAGGATTTGATATGAAGTATGCGGGAAAACTCTTTGGACTCTTCCAGAGACTCCACAGTCAGGAGGAATTTGAGGGAACCGGTGTGGGCCTCTCAATAGTCCAGAGGATAATAAAGAGGCACGGAGGAAGAGTCTGGGGTGAAGGTGAGGTTGATGCCGGTGCAACAATATACTTCACACTTCCAAAGGCGGTGGGATAA
- a CDS encoding response regulator — MTDADILLVEDNPTDAELTIRALKKNNLANKLHWVKDGAEALDYIFARGSYSERDPDNLPKLILLDLRMPKVDGLEVLQEIKRNESTSRIPVVVLTSSKEDRDIVESYKLGVNSYVSKPVEFDEFINAVSTLGFYWMIINQPPE; from the coding sequence ATGACAGATGCGGATATACTCCTTGTTGAGGACAACCCTACAGACGCAGAACTAACGATAAGGGCACTGAAGAAAAACAACCTTGCAAACAAGCTCCACTGGGTCAAGGATGGTGCAGAGGCACTTGACTACATATTCGCAAGGGGATCCTACTCTGAGCGGGACCCTGATAACCTCCCGAAGCTCATACTCCTTGACCTCAGGATGCCAAAGGTTGATGGCCTTGAGGTTCTCCAGGAGATCAAGAGAAATGAAAGCACATCCAGAATCCCGGTGGTGGTTCTGACTTCATCCAAGGAGGACCGGGATATAGTTGAGAGCTACAAGCTGGGGGTTAACAGCTACGTGAGCAAACCCGTGGAATTCGATGAATTCATAAACGCGGTTTCAACCCTGGGATTCTACTGGATGATCATAAATCAGCCACCTGAGTAG
- a CDS encoding histidine kinase dimerization/phosphoacceptor domain -containing protein, with the protein MSEKVKVLILEDVPLDAELVIRELERDGIDFQHLTVDSEDSFRRALEEFQPDIILADHTLPDFDGVSALRIVRERHDIPFIFVSGKIGEEFAVEMLKAGATDYVLKNNLSKLPLAFRRALQEAEEERKVREAQRALEESERKYRALFEKSGNPILICSPDGTILDVNPAAAGFLKSFADDITGRNISEWISEDDFKRLMGDCEGGHMKFTVGLRGRTLDVSVTAVEVDDEKLIYLMGKDITVQKRIEKELKASKEEYRVIFENTGTLTIICGSDMVIELANSAFERFSGYSKGEIQGYMKLTDFVDPSDAGRIEAYHRLMSVNPDVIPKNFELTLKNRRGEERNFFATTVTIPGSKKCLLSLMDITHKKSVEKRLRESLKEKELLLREIHHRVKNNLQIISTLLMLQASITGDPRLRELYMDSQHRIEAISLIHEKLYESRDLSRVNLRDYIKTLLSDLLDSYGADRSEIDVRIRVDDVMLNIETAIPCGLIINELVTNSIKYAFPDDGGEITVEVHRNGDRYTLIVSDNGVGLPEDLDLENTSTLGLRIVRNLVDQINGELKIERPARFMVKFREVEYSKRF; encoded by the coding sequence ATGTCAGAAAAGGTTAAGGTACTGATCCTTGAGGACGTCCCCCTTGACGCTGAACTTGTCATAAGGGAGCTTGAGAGGGATGGTATAGACTTCCAACATCTCACAGTTGACAGTGAGGACTCCTTCAGAAGGGCCCTTGAGGAATTCCAGCCAGACATCATCCTGGCCGACCATACCCTCCCCGACTTTGATGGTGTATCAGCCCTGAGGATAGTGAGGGAGAGACATGATATCCCCTTCATATTCGTGAGTGGAAAGATTGGGGAGGAATTTGCCGTTGAAATGCTGAAGGCGGGGGCAACAGATTACGTACTCAAAAATAACCTTTCAAAGTTACCCCTGGCTTTCAGGAGGGCCCTTCAAGAAGCAGAAGAGGAGAGAAAGGTTCGGGAGGCTCAGAGGGCCCTTGAAGAGAGTGAAAGGAAGTACAGGGCCCTCTTTGAGAAATCAGGTAACCCCATATTAATATGTTCACCCGACGGGACAATACTTGATGTTAACCCTGCTGCAGCGGGATTCCTCAAATCATTTGCTGATGATATAACCGGCAGAAACATCAGTGAATGGATCAGTGAGGATGACTTCAAGAGGCTCATGGGGGACTGCGAGGGTGGCCATATGAAGTTCACGGTGGGTCTACGGGGCCGCACCCTTGATGTATCCGTAACAGCGGTTGAAGTGGATGATGAAAAGCTTATTTACTTGATGGGTAAGGATATCACGGTCCAGAAGAGGATTGAAAAGGAACTTAAGGCCAGCAAGGAGGAGTACAGGGTAATATTTGAGAATACAGGTACCCTCACAATTATCTGTGGCAGTGATATGGTGATAGAGCTTGCAAACAGTGCCTTTGAAAGGTTTTCTGGCTACAGCAAGGGGGAAATACAGGGATACATGAAGCTCACCGACTTTGTGGACCCCTCTGATGCAGGGCGCATAGAGGCTTACCACAGGTTAATGTCAGTTAACCCTGATGTCATACCAAAGAACTTTGAGCTCACACTCAAAAACAGGAGGGGTGAGGAGAGGAACTTCTTTGCAACGACGGTCACCATCCCTGGGAGCAAGAAGTGTCTCCTCTCCCTTATGGACATAACCCATAAAAAGTCGGTTGAAAAGCGCCTTCGAGAATCCCTTAAGGAGAAGGAGCTGCTTCTACGGGAGATACACCATCGTGTGAAGAACAACCTCCAGATAATCTCAACCCTCCTGATGCTGCAGGCATCCATCACAGGGGACCCCCGTCTGCGGGAACTCTACATGGACAGCCAGCACAGGATAGAAGCCATATCACTCATACATGAAAAGCTCTACGAGTCAAGGGACCTATCACGGGTCAACCTCAGGGACTACATCAAGACACTTCTCAGTGACCTCCTTGATTCATACGGTGCAGATAGAAGTGAGATCGATGTGAGAATCCGCGTGGATGATGTTATGCTTAACATCGAAACAGCAATCCCCTGTGGCCTCATAATAAATGAACTTGTAACCAACAGTATAAAGTACGCATTCCCTGATGATGGAGGCGAGATCACCGTGGAGGTTCACAGGAATGGTGACCGTTACACCCTCATCGTTTCAGATAACGGTGTTGGATTGCCAGAGGACCTTGACCTTGAGAATACCAGCACCCTGGGTCTGAGGATTGTGAGAAACCTTGTGGATCAGATAAATGGTGAACTCAAGATAGAGAGGCCTGCCAGGTTCATGGTGAAATTCCGTGAGGTTGAGTACAGTAAGAGGTTTTAG
- a CDS encoding methanogen output domain 1-containing protein — translation MARILVVEDEAIVAMGIRHKLETMGHEVVDTVSTGRDAIRASKIHEPDLVLMDIVLKGEMDGIEAAREIRDRFNIPIIYLTAYADEEMLARAKITEPYGYIVKPFKSSELNANIEMAIYRHRSAMREMELMRKRIISDFYNFILNAMPSPDADRDEIRELLSGIFRDRIISELKPGFESCMVESPYDDPLEAYLAWVADVFENFTIRVGFLEDDENVYVEFENCPWIDDAGKNPGFCLNCEAVLKLSWDWSGLPGDFRALEHIADGSERCLFRFSVK, via the coding sequence ATGGCAAGAATTCTTGTTGTTGAGGACGAGGCCATAGTGGCAATGGGTATAAGACACAAACTTGAGACAATGGGCCATGAGGTGGTGGATACCGTCTCAACAGGCAGGGACGCCATAAGGGCAAGTAAGATACATGAACCGGACCTTGTCCTCATGGATATAGTTCTCAAGGGTGAAATGGACGGAATAGAGGCCGCAAGGGAGATAAGGGACCGCTTTAACATCCCCATAATCTACCTCACAGCCTACGCCGATGAGGAGATGCTGGCACGTGCAAAGATAACAGAGCCCTACGGGTACATTGTGAAACCCTTCAAATCATCTGAACTCAACGCCAACATTGAGATGGCGATATACCGGCACAGGTCGGCCATGAGGGAAATGGAACTCATGAGGAAGAGGATAATCTCAGACTTCTACAACTTCATCCTCAACGCAATGCCCTCACCCGACGCCGACCGGGATGAGATCAGGGAACTGCTATCAGGGATATTCAGGGATAGGATCATATCTGAACTTAAACCTGGATTTGAATCATGTATGGTGGAATCACCCTACGATGACCCGCTTGAGGCATACCTCGCATGGGTTGCGGATGTATTTGAGAACTTCACCATCAGGGTGGGCTTTCTTGAGGATGATGAAAATGTCTACGTTGAATTCGAGAACTGCCCATGGATTGATGATGCAGGGAAGAACCCTGGATTCTGCCTCAACTGTGAGGCCGTTCTCAAGCTGAGCTGGGACTGGAGTGGGCTTCCCGGTGATTTCAGGGCACTTGAACACATTGCTGATGGATCAGAGAGGTGCCTCTTCAGGTTCAGCGTGAAGTAA